One part of the Actinomyces howellii genome encodes these proteins:
- the def gene encoding peptide deformylase has product MAFRDIRIIGDPVLRTPCDPITDRDATVKALVEDLLETVDDEGRAGLAANQIGVSLRAFSWNIDGEIGYVLNPVLVEVSDEEFQDGDEGCLSVPGLWYPTERAWYARAEGIDLDGRPVVVEGEELMARCIQHECDHLDGRLYLDRLSRTHRVQAMKALRAQGL; this is encoded by the coding sequence ATGGCATTCCGCGACATCCGCATCATCGGCGACCCCGTGCTGCGCACCCCCTGCGACCCGATCACCGACCGTGACGCCACCGTCAAGGCGCTGGTCGAGGACCTGCTGGAGACAGTCGACGACGAGGGCCGGGCCGGCCTGGCGGCCAACCAGATCGGGGTGAGCCTGCGCGCCTTCTCCTGGAACATCGACGGTGAGATCGGCTACGTCCTCAACCCCGTGCTCGTGGAGGTCTCGGACGAGGAGTTCCAGGACGGCGACGAGGGCTGCCTGTCGGTGCCCGGCCTGTGGTACCCCACCGAGCGCGCCTGGTACGCCCGCGCCGAGGGCATCGACCTTGACGGGCGCCCTGTCGTCGTCGAGGGCGAGGAGCTCATGGCCCGCTGCATCCAGCACGAGTGCGACCACCTCGACGGCCGCCTCTACCTCGACCGCCTCAGCCGCACCCACCGGGTCCAGGCGATGAAGGCGCTGCGCGCCCAGGGGCTGTGA
- a CDS encoding DUF3145 domain-containing protein, which yields MNGAYTRGVLFVHSAPRALCPHIEWAAAEVLGSRVRLDWTDQPAAPGMLRAETSWVGRVGTGAQLTSALRGWANLRYEVTEEASPGTDGGRWSHTPDLGIFHAQTDVHGNVVVPEDRIRAALRHALDPEVMRRQLDLALGQAWDDELEPFRYAGAGAPVRWLHRVG from the coding sequence GTGAACGGTGCTTACACCCGCGGTGTACTTTTCGTGCACTCAGCGCCCCGCGCCCTGTGCCCGCACATCGAGTGGGCCGCCGCCGAGGTGCTGGGCAGTCGCGTGCGCCTGGACTGGACCGACCAGCCTGCGGCTCCCGGCATGCTGCGCGCCGAGACCAGCTGGGTGGGGCGAGTGGGTACCGGCGCCCAGCTGACCTCCGCGCTGCGGGGCTGGGCCAACCTGCGTTACGAGGTCACCGAGGAGGCGTCCCCGGGCACCGACGGCGGTCGCTGGTCTCACACCCCGGACCTGGGCATCTTCCACGCCCAGACCGACGTGCACGGCAACGTCGTCGTCCCCGAGGACCGGATCCGCGCGGCCCTGCGGCACGCCCTGGACCCTGAGGTCATGCGACGTCAGCTCGACCTCGCCCTCGGCCAGGCATGGGACGATGAGCTCGAGCCCTTCCGCTACGCCGGTGCCGGGGCGCCTGTGCGCTGGCTGCACCGGGTGGGCTGA
- a CDS encoding beta-ketoacyl-[acyl-carrier-protein] synthase family protein, translating into MGAGVVGQGPRAVVVTGLGTTNPLGDDTASTWRALREGRCAVTRLDDTDLGGFDLPVAIGAPLALDPGRLLEPRQRRRLDRASQCALLAARQAWRQAGSPTVDASRLAVSVSPGMGPVLSVMGAWDSLRTGGARRVPPTAVPALMPNAPAAGIGIELGARAGVHAPVSACASGAEAIAYGADLITLGRADIVVAGGTDAALHPMTIAAFAAMRALSRRNEDPGTASRPFAPDRDGFVLGEGAGVLVLEAAEHARARGARALAVLAGAAVTADAFDVARPEPGGAEQARALELALERAGLAPDQVGHVNAHATSTPAGDIVEAGVLARTLPRAAVSATKSSTGHLLGGAGGLEAVLTVMALSTRFLPGTLMPEGLDPEVQALGLDVVGPAGRPAPDLEAAASTSFGFGGHNVALLFTRPPHSRDRDL; encoded by the coding sequence GTGGGGGCCGGCGTCGTGGGGCAAGGGCCGCGGGCGGTCGTCGTCACCGGGCTGGGAACGACCAACCCGCTCGGAGACGACACCGCCTCGACCTGGCGAGCCCTGCGTGAGGGCCGCTGCGCGGTGACCCGCCTCGACGACACGGACCTGGGCGGCTTCGACCTGCCGGTCGCGATCGGCGCGCCCCTGGCCCTCGACCCCGGCAGGCTCCTTGAGCCCCGCCAGCGCCGGAGGCTGGACCGCGCGAGCCAGTGCGCCCTCCTCGCCGCCCGTCAGGCCTGGCGGCAGGCCGGATCCCCGACGGTCGACGCCAGCCGGCTCGCCGTGTCGGTGTCGCCGGGCATGGGGCCGGTGCTCTCGGTCATGGGTGCCTGGGACTCCCTGCGCACCGGCGGCGCGCGCCGGGTCCCGCCGACGGCGGTGCCGGCCCTCATGCCCAACGCCCCGGCCGCCGGCATCGGCATCGAGCTGGGGGCACGGGCAGGTGTTCACGCGCCGGTGTCGGCCTGCGCCTCGGGGGCGGAGGCGATCGCCTACGGGGCCGACCTCATCACCCTGGGACGGGCCGACATCGTCGTCGCGGGCGGCACCGACGCCGCCCTGCACCCCATGACCATCGCCGCGTTCGCCGCGATGCGGGCCCTGTCCCGGCGCAACGAGGACCCGGGCACCGCCTCACGGCCCTTCGCTCCTGACAGGGACGGCTTCGTCCTGGGCGAGGGGGCGGGGGTGCTCGTCCTCGAGGCCGCCGAGCACGCCCGGGCCCGGGGGGCCCGCGCCCTGGCGGTGCTGGCCGGCGCGGCGGTCACGGCCGACGCCTTCGACGTCGCCCGGCCCGAGCCGGGCGGCGCCGAGCAGGCCCGGGCGCTGGAGCTGGCCCTGGAACGCGCCGGGCTGGCCCCGGACCAGGTCGGGCACGTCAACGCCCACGCCACCTCGACGCCCGCGGGCGACATCGTCGAGGCCGGCGTCCTGGCACGGACCCTGCCCCGCGCGGCGGTCTCGGCGACCAAGTCGTCCACGGGCCACCTCCTGGGCGGTGCCGGCGGCCTCGAGGCGGTGCTCACTGTCATGGCCCTGAGCACGAGATTCCTGCCCGGGACTCTCATGCCCGAGGGCCTTGACCCCGAGGTCCAGGCCCTCGGTCTCGACGTCGTCGGCCCGGCGGGGCGGCCCGCCCCGGACCTCGAGGCGGCGGCGTCGACCTCCTTCGGCTTCGGCGGGCACAACGTCGCCCTCCTGTTCACCCGCCCCCCACACTCGCGAGATCGGGACTTATGA
- a CDS encoding acyl carrier protein: MTPASDVLATIIEITAEEAGVAPETVNRGTRFALDLDIDSLGLLTIATQVEERFNVTLDDSLIPNLPTVGALADLVAEQTRA, translated from the coding sequence ATGACACCGGCATCCGACGTCCTGGCCACCATCATCGAGATCACCGCCGAGGAGGCGGGCGTGGCCCCCGAGACGGTCAACCGCGGCACCCGTTTCGCCCTCGACCTCGACATCGACTCCCTGGGCCTGCTCACCATCGCCACCCAGGTCGAGGAGCGCTTCAACGTCACCCTCGACGACTCCCTCATCCCCAACCTGCCGACCGTGGGCGCCCTGGCCGACCTCGTGGCCGAGCAGACGAGGGCCTGA
- a CDS encoding PucR family transcriptional regulator — MDELSAPAVAALRQAQKTIIEHSLDRISAALPWYRTLPEASRQQIESVAGLGVSMFVDSVEDPASAASPSQIFNVAPAALTGTVTLGQTLSLVRTVVDVVEEEAPDTVPAEDHDAVRVRVLTFGRDVGFTAAEVYARAAEARGAWDARLESVAVDSMLHDSPEEAATRAGTAGWRGQGPVLAVAARTALDALATSRLRHECRQRVKDALVSVRGDSVIVILGGARLREGEAERGITPERALDAAAMELAAGLDGVAVVGPVVPGVAHAGRSLRSALAGLRALPGWTQAPNPVHADDLLPERLLSGDPLASEQIRVLVSEPLHAMGDPFEETVATYLALGGSLESTARTLFVHANTVRYRLGRVSEQVGWDPTDARDGLVLHMAIIVGRLAADRLE, encoded by the coding sequence ATGGACGAGCTGAGCGCACCGGCCGTCGCCGCCCTGCGGCAGGCGCAGAAGACCATCATCGAGCACTCCCTGGACCGCATCAGCGCCGCCCTCCCCTGGTACCGCACCCTGCCTGAGGCCTCGCGTCAGCAGATCGAGAGCGTCGCCGGGCTGGGGGTGTCCATGTTCGTCGACTCGGTGGAGGACCCCGCCTCGGCGGCCTCGCCCTCGCAGATCTTCAACGTCGCCCCCGCCGCCCTGACCGGGACGGTCACCCTCGGTCAGACCCTCAGCCTCGTGCGCACGGTGGTCGACGTCGTCGAGGAGGAGGCGCCCGACACCGTCCCGGCCGAGGACCATGACGCGGTCCGGGTACGGGTCCTCACCTTCGGCCGGGACGTCGGCTTCACGGCCGCCGAGGTCTACGCCAGGGCGGCCGAGGCCCGGGGTGCCTGGGACGCCCGCCTGGAGTCGGTGGCGGTGGACTCCATGCTCCACGACTCCCCCGAGGAGGCGGCTACCCGTGCGGGCACCGCCGGCTGGCGCGGGCAGGGACCCGTGCTGGCGGTCGCCGCGCGCACGGCCCTGGACGCCCTGGCCACCTCCCGCCTGCGCCACGAGTGCAGGCAGAGGGTCAAGGACGCGCTCGTGTCGGTGCGTGGGGACTCGGTCATCGTCATCCTGGGCGGCGCCCGTCTGCGCGAGGGCGAGGCCGAGCGCGGCATCACCCCGGAGCGTGCCCTCGACGCCGCCGCCATGGAGCTGGCTGCCGGGCTCGACGGCGTGGCCGTCGTCGGTCCCGTCGTCCCGGGGGTGGCCCACGCCGGCAGGTCGCTGCGCTCGGCCCTGGCGGGGCTGCGTGCGCTGCCCGGGTGGACCCAGGCCCCCAACCCCGTGCACGCCGACGACCTCCTGCCCGAGCGCCTCCTGTCAGGCGACCCCCTGGCCTCCGAGCAGATCCGGGTGCTCGTCTCCGAGCCCCTGCACGCCATGGGCGACCCCTTCGAGGAGACCGTGGCCACCTACCTGGCGCTCGGCGGGAGCCTGGAGAGCACGGCCCGCACCCTGTTCGTGCACGCCAACACCGTACGCTACCGCCTGGGACGGGTCAGTGAGCAGGTCGGCTGGGACCCGACCGACGCCCGAGACGGTCTCGTGCTCCACATGGCCATCATCGTCGGGCGCCTCGCGGCCGACCGCCTCGAGTAG
- the aspA gene encoding aspartate ammonia-lyase — translation MAQATRTEEDLLGCREVPLESYWGIHTLRATENYRISGASIGDEPSVVRGMVQVKKASALANAELGALDPEVAEAIVWACDQILTKGRCLDQFPIDVFQGGAGTSVNMNTNEVVANLALEHLGYAKGRYDVVHPNDHVNRSQSTNDAYPTGLRLGLYAAVYELVAELCDLIDAFLAKSREFAEVLKMGRTQLQDAVPMSLGQEFKAFAVLLDEEVQRLIHNAELLLEVNLGATAIGTGLNTPDDYQETVVRHLRAITGLEIQGAANLMEATSDTGAYVSMHAAVKRLAVKLSKTCNDLRLLSSGPRAGLGEIRLPERAAGSSIMPAKVNPVIPEVVNQVCFKVIGNDVTLTFAAEAGQLQLNVMEPVIAQASFESIRLLINAMRTLRELCVIGIQANEEVCRNNVLTSIGIVTYLNDVIGHDNGDLVGRECARSGRNVREVVLEMGLVDEETLDELLSVENLLRPRYRDLRSAAGPSAGSAV, via the coding sequence ATGGCACAGGCCACGCGGACGGAGGAGGACCTTCTGGGCTGCCGGGAGGTGCCCCTGGAGTCCTACTGGGGGATCCACACCCTGCGAGCCACGGAGAACTACCGCATCTCGGGGGCGAGCATCGGCGACGAGCCCAGCGTCGTGCGCGGGATGGTCCAGGTCAAGAAGGCCTCGGCGCTGGCCAACGCCGAGCTCGGCGCGCTGGACCCCGAGGTCGCCGAGGCCATCGTGTGGGCCTGCGACCAGATCCTGACCAAGGGCCGGTGCCTCGACCAGTTCCCCATCGACGTCTTCCAGGGGGGCGCGGGCACGAGCGTCAACATGAACACCAACGAGGTGGTCGCCAACCTCGCCCTCGAGCACCTGGGCTACGCCAAGGGCCGCTATGACGTGGTCCACCCCAACGACCACGTCAACCGCTCACAGTCGACCAACGACGCCTACCCCACCGGTCTGCGGCTGGGGCTGTACGCCGCCGTCTACGAGCTCGTCGCCGAGCTGTGCGACCTCATCGACGCCTTCCTGGCCAAGTCCCGCGAGTTCGCCGAGGTACTCAAGATGGGACGCACCCAGCTCCAGGACGCGGTGCCCATGAGCCTGGGGCAGGAGTTCAAGGCCTTCGCTGTCCTGCTCGACGAGGAGGTCCAGCGCCTCATCCACAACGCCGAGCTGCTCCTCGAGGTCAACCTCGGTGCGACGGCGATCGGCACCGGGCTCAACACCCCTGACGACTACCAGGAGACGGTCGTGCGCCACCTGCGCGCGATCACCGGCCTGGAGATCCAGGGGGCCGCCAACCTCATGGAGGCCACGAGCGACACCGGCGCGTACGTGTCGATGCACGCGGCGGTCAAGCGTCTGGCGGTCAAGCTCTCCAAGACCTGCAACGACCTGCGGCTGCTGTCCTCGGGGCCGCGGGCGGGCCTGGGGGAGATCCGGCTCCCCGAGCGGGCGGCGGGCTCCTCGATCATGCCGGCCAAGGTCAACCCCGTCATCCCCGAGGTCGTCAACCAGGTGTGCTTCAAGGTCATCGGCAACGACGTGACCCTCACCTTCGCCGCCGAGGCCGGCCAGCTCCAGCTCAACGTCATGGAGCCGGTCATCGCCCAGGCCAGCTTCGAGTCGATCCGCCTGCTCATCAACGCCATGCGCACCCTGCGAGAGCTGTGCGTCATCGGCATCCAGGCCAACGAGGAGGTCTGCCGCAACAACGTGCTCACCTCCATCGGGATCGTCACCTACCTCAACGACGTCATCGGCCACGACAACGGCGACCTCGTGGGCAGGGAGTGCGCCCGCTCCGGGCGCAACGTGCGCGAGGTCGTCCTCGAGATGGGGCTGGTTGACGAGGAGACCCTGGACGAGCTGCTCAGCGTCGAGAACCTTCTGCGGCCGCGCTACCGCGACCTGCGCTCAGCGGCCGGGCCCTCCGCGGGCAGCGCCGTGTGA
- a CDS encoding DUF3060 domain-containing protein: MRPTPRAAATVCALLLPLTLTACSDPIALVPSATSAATAQQTSAPSQEPAQEAEESTGDTEDTVDTEDLEAEAQADGATNVETGPCSPMDLSQETSAEDIDVYTSREVALSKVEQVVPASDEVVLDDSAWNETPVFVVRVEAGARSVRVEATGMTVIVDGDIESLTVNGVDNTVWVSTVGTISFGDVAAENEVFWNGQVPSVGTGGADWENYVARDEYAVYVQYYCY, from the coding sequence ATGCGACCGACCCCCCGCGCAGCCGCCACCGTCTGCGCCCTCCTGCTGCCCCTGACCCTGACAGCCTGCTCCGACCCCATCGCGCTCGTCCCCTCGGCCACCTCCGCGGCCACGGCGCAGCAGACCTCCGCGCCCTCCCAGGAGCCCGCGCAGGAGGCGGAGGAGAGCACCGGGGACACTGAGGACACCGTGGACACCGAGGACCTGGAGGCCGAGGCGCAGGCCGACGGGGCGACGAACGTGGAGACCGGCCCGTGCTCCCCGATGGACCTGTCCCAGGAGACCAGCGCCGAGGACATCGACGTGTACACGAGCCGGGAGGTGGCCCTGAGCAAGGTCGAGCAGGTCGTGCCGGCCTCCGACGAGGTGGTCCTGGACGACTCCGCCTGGAACGAGACCCCGGTCTTCGTCGTCCGTGTCGAGGCCGGCGCGCGCTCCGTGCGGGTCGAGGCCACGGGCATGACGGTCATCGTCGACGGTGACATCGAGAGCCTCACGGTCAACGGAGTCGACAACACCGTGTGGGTCTCGACGGTCGGCACGATCTCCTTCGGCGACGTGGCCGCCGAGAACGAGGTCTTCTGGAACGGCCAGGTTCCAAGCGTGGGCACCGGCGGGGCGGACTGGGAGAACTACGTCGCCCGCGACGAGTACGCCGTCTACGTCCAGTACTACTGCTACTGA
- the aceE gene encoding pyruvate dehydrogenase (acetyl-transferring), homodimeric type → MSPTSDSTPLIDGLLTKVADNDPEETREWRDSLDALIAEKGGPRARYILLSMLAQARRQNVALPSQTTTPYVNTIDVADEPYFPGDEDAERTYRRWLRWNAAVMVTRAQRPGVGVGGHISSYASTATLVEIGMNHFFRGKDHPGGGDHVFFQGHASPGNYARAFIEGRLTEADLDGFRQEYSHPEQGRGLPSYPHPRRMEDFWEFPTVSMGLGPAEAIYQAWFDKYLAGAGIKDTSAQRTWAFLGDGEMDEPESRGMLQLAASQQLDNLTFVINCNLQRLDGPVRGNGKIIQELEAFFKGAGWNVIKVIWGRGWDQLLAADKDHALEHLMMETLDGDYQTFKANDGAYVRKHFFGRDPRTAELVKDWTDEEIWALQRGGNDYRKVYAAYKAATEHAGQPTVILAHTVKGYLLGEHFAGRNATHQMKKLTLDDLKGLRDRLRIPISDEALEADPKMPPYYRPEPDDPALLYMLERRHKLGGFIPERRDTGKQLELPGDKTYDILKDGSGKQAVASTMAFVRLLKEILKDKNVGRRIVPIIPDESRTFGMESLFPTKKIFNTQGQQYTPVDADMMLSYRESDSGQIMHTGINEAGSAALFQVVGTSYATHDEPMIPVYIFYSMFGFQRTADQFWAAGDQLARGFIIGATAGRTTLTGEGTQHMDGHSPLISGTNEAVVTYDPAYAYEMRHIVRDALERWYGPDSGRNRDVMYYLTVYNEPIVQPAEPEGVDVEGILRGIHRIEAAPDGDGPEVQLLASGVGVPWVLEARRILSEQWGVRASVWSVTSWNELRRQALEVDRHNFLNPDADQRVPFLTERLSGAQGPFIATSDYDHLVPDQIRRWVPGSYHTLGADGFGFSDTRAAARRHYLIDAESVVVKTLQALAEEGRVERGVLREALDRYRLTDVHAGSSGAQGGDS, encoded by the coding sequence GTGAGCCCCACCAGCGACTCCACGCCGCTCATCGACGGCCTGCTGACCAAGGTCGCCGACAACGACCCCGAGGAGACCCGGGAGTGGCGCGACTCCCTCGACGCCCTCATCGCCGAGAAGGGCGGCCCGCGCGCCCGCTACATCCTGCTGTCCATGCTGGCGCAGGCCCGGCGCCAGAACGTCGCCCTGCCCTCCCAGACCACCACCCCCTACGTCAACACGATCGACGTGGCTGACGAGCCCTACTTCCCCGGTGACGAGGACGCCGAGCGGACCTACCGCCGCTGGCTGCGCTGGAACGCCGCCGTCATGGTCACCCGTGCCCAGCGCCCCGGCGTCGGCGTCGGCGGCCACATCTCCTCCTACGCCTCGACCGCCACGCTGGTCGAGATCGGCATGAACCACTTCTTCCGGGGCAAGGACCACCCCGGCGGCGGCGACCACGTCTTCTTCCAGGGCCACGCCTCCCCCGGCAACTACGCCCGCGCCTTCATCGAGGGACGCCTGACCGAGGCCGACCTCGACGGGTTCCGCCAGGAGTACTCCCACCCCGAGCAGGGCCGCGGCCTGCCCTCCTACCCCCACCCCCGCCGCATGGAGGACTTCTGGGAGTTCCCCACCGTCTCCATGGGGCTCGGACCCGCCGAGGCCATCTACCAGGCGTGGTTCGACAAGTACCTCGCCGGCGCCGGCATCAAGGACACCTCCGCCCAGCGCACCTGGGCCTTCCTGGGCGACGGCGAGATGGACGAGCCCGAGTCCCGCGGCATGCTCCAGCTCGCCGCCTCCCAGCAGCTGGACAACCTCACCTTCGTCATCAACTGCAACCTCCAGCGGCTCGACGGCCCGGTGCGCGGCAACGGCAAGATCATCCAGGAGCTCGAGGCCTTCTTCAAGGGAGCGGGCTGGAACGTCATCAAGGTCATCTGGGGCCGCGGCTGGGACCAGCTGCTGGCCGCCGACAAGGACCACGCCCTCGAGCACCTCATGATGGAGACGCTCGACGGCGACTACCAGACCTTCAAGGCCAATGACGGCGCCTACGTGCGCAAGCACTTCTTCGGCCGCGACCCGCGCACGGCCGAGCTCGTCAAGGACTGGACCGACGAGGAGATCTGGGCCCTGCAGCGCGGGGGCAACGACTACCGCAAGGTGTACGCCGCCTACAAGGCGGCCACCGAGCACGCCGGCCAGCCCACCGTCATCCTCGCCCACACCGTCAAGGGCTATCTCCTGGGCGAGCACTTCGCCGGCCGCAACGCCACCCACCAGATGAAGAAGCTGACCCTGGACGACCTCAAGGGCCTGCGCGACCGGCTGCGCATCCCGATCTCGGACGAGGCCCTCGAGGCCGACCCGAAGATGCCTCCCTACTACCGTCCCGAGCCCGACGACCCCGCCCTGCTCTACATGCTCGAGCGGCGCCACAAGCTCGGAGGGTTCATCCCCGAGCGCCGCGACACCGGCAAGCAGCTCGAGCTGCCCGGGGACAAGACCTACGACATCCTCAAGGACGGGTCCGGCAAGCAGGCGGTCGCCTCGACGATGGCCTTCGTCCGCCTGCTCAAGGAGATCCTCAAGGACAAGAACGTCGGACGGCGCATCGTGCCGATCATCCCCGACGAGTCGCGCACCTTCGGGATGGAGTCGCTGTTCCCCACCAAGAAGATCTTCAACACCCAGGGCCAGCAGTACACCCCGGTGGACGCTGACATGATGCTGTCCTACCGGGAGTCCGACTCCGGGCAGATCATGCACACCGGCATCAACGAGGCGGGCTCGGCCGCGCTGTTCCAGGTCGTGGGCACGAGCTACGCCACCCACGACGAGCCGATGATCCCCGTCTACATCTTCTACTCGATGTTCGGCTTCCAGCGCACCGCCGACCAGTTCTGGGCGGCAGGAGACCAGCTGGCCCGAGGGTTCATCATCGGCGCCACCGCCGGGCGCACGACCCTGACCGGTGAGGGCACCCAGCACATGGACGGCCACTCCCCGCTCATCTCGGGCACCAACGAGGCCGTGGTCACCTACGACCCGGCCTACGCCTACGAGATGCGTCACATCGTGCGCGACGCCCTCGAGCGCTGGTACGGCCCCGACTCCGGGCGCAACCGCGACGTCATGTACTACCTGACTGTCTACAACGAGCCGATCGTCCAGCCCGCCGAGCCCGAGGGCGTCGACGTCGAGGGCATCCTCAGGGGAATCCACCGGATCGAGGCGGCCCCCGACGGCGACGGCCCCGAGGTCCAGCTCCTGGCCTCCGGGGTGGGCGTGCCGTGGGTCCTCGAGGCCCGCCGCATCCTGTCCGAGCAGTGGGGGGTGCGCGCCTCGGTATGGTCGGTCACCAGCTGGAACGAGCTGCGCCGTCAGGCCCTGGAGGTCGACAGGCACAACTTCCTCAACCCCGACGCCGACCAGCGCGTCCCCTTCCTCACCGAGCGTCTGTCGGGTGCACAGGGACCGTTCATCGCCACAAGCGACTACGACCACCTTGTGCCCGACCAGATCCGTCGCTGGGTGCCCGGCAGCTACCACACCCTGGGCGCCGACGGGTTCGGCTTCTCCGACACCCGGGCCGCCGCACGCCGCCACTACCTCATCGACGCCGAGTCCGTCGTCGTCAAGACCCTCCAGGCCCTGGCCGAGGAGGGACGGGTCGAGCGCGGCGTCCTGCGCGAGGCGCTGGACCGCTACCGGCTCACCGACGTGCACGCAGGCAGCTCGGGCGCCCAGGGCGGCGACTCCTGA
- a CDS encoding DUF3052 domain-containing protein encodes MTSTAAGAFGFASGLIIQEFGYDDDVDDALRRAIEAQTGTELVDEAYEDVADSAIVWWRAEDGDVDDLTDLLVDAQANLDGAGVIWVLSPKARTTGAVPTSEIEEAAGTAGMHATSAAAMGEHWSGIRVSTRKR; translated from the coding sequence GTGACGAGCACAGCGGCAGGAGCCTTCGGCTTCGCCTCGGGACTCATCATCCAGGAGTTCGGGTACGACGACGACGTCGACGACGCCCTGCGCCGCGCCATCGAGGCCCAGACCGGCACCGAGCTCGTCGACGAGGCCTACGAGGACGTCGCGGACAGCGCGATCGTGTGGTGGCGCGCCGAGGACGGCGACGTCGACGACCTCACCGACCTGCTCGTCGACGCCCAGGCCAACCTTGACGGCGCGGGGGTCATCTGGGTGCTCAGCCCCAAGGCGCGCACCACCGGGGCAGTGCCCACCTCGGAGATCGAGGAGGCCGCCGGCACCGCCGGCATGCACGCGACCTCCGCCGCCGCGATGGGGGAGCACTGGAGCGGCATTCGGGTCTCGACGCGCAAGCGCTGA